A DNA window from Fragaria vesca subsp. vesca linkage group LG3, FraVesHawaii_1.0, whole genome shotgun sequence contains the following coding sequences:
- the LOC101295502 gene encoding acyl-coenzyme A thioesterase 13-like yields the protein MEKKVKDFLEVSRYESEAVSQIVVPPQEPGNSSFYEDFARSGLRVDRVGPHGLLVCTLKVPHRLTDRAGNLAKGAIANLVDVVGGCVIYVQGKMKLHTDWYVSVDMSIFYMSTAKLDDELEITSKRLGQKGAYYRVIVLLRNKATGEIIAEGRHSMFRPQHTPKL from the exons ATGGAGAAGAAGGTGAAGGACTTTCTGGAGGTGAGCCGGTACGAGTCAGAGGCCGTCTCACAAATCGTGGTTCCACCCCAGGAACCAGGCAACTCGAGCTTCTACGAGGATTTCGCCCGAAGCGGCCTCCGAGTCGACCGAGTCGGACCCCATGGACTCCTCGTCTGCACTCTCAAGGTTCCTCACCGCCTCACC GATAGAGCTGGAAATTTGGCAAAAGGAGCAATTGCAAATCTTGTTGATGTGGTTGGTGGTTGTGTGATATATGTTCAGGGCAAAATGAAGCTTCACACAGAT TGGTATGTTTCAGTAGACATGTCCATCTTCTATATGTCAACTGCAAAGCTTGAT GATGAGCTAGAGATCACCTCAAAAAGGTTAGGACAGAAAGGTGCATATTATAGAGTGATAGTGCTTCTGAGAAACAAAGCAACAGGGGAGATTATTGCTGAGGGCCGTCATTCAATGTTTCGTCCACAGCATACTCCCAAACTCTAA
- the LOC101295793 gene encoding disease resistance protein At4g27190-like, producing MSTEDFEAFEATRQAMDELMEAFGNDEITTIGVYGMGGVGKTTMVKHVGEQAQKMGLFHHVITAVVSRRPDLRKIQGTFSDLLNFKFEEETEMERAARLREKITRGSRILIILDDIWDRVDLSSIGIPSYNELQRCNSKVLLITRRLNVCHSMESQANIQLNILSEEDAWNLFVKKTRKSIDESTKFYDVARTVARECAGIPVALIAVARALKDKGFEEWKEAARRLQMSQHANVDDDERDVYECIKLCYDYLDCNDAKSCFLLCCLFPEDYDIQSEELMKFGFGIGLFRHVNSTIEDARVIANSVMKYLNASCLLLDGIMDGCGRWMQTRASQQSHLWRTTFASFLKNWVLDLRGTSISVLPLSFSLLTNLQALYLDYCNKRRIDISILGHLKKLEILSMTDCHIKEFPKEIGNMTNLRMFKFSSRFGIKRIPSHVISRLEKLEELYLQCKFGDWGRKVGGRYSSSFGKNAEFHEVTGLSRLNLLEVPLSDAQCLPQTVKFAPNWVSFVIFIDKSAGWPMPSSLEHDFPHLCSRALSLNTAINTLPDWFNKVVTEKAEKLDYVECRGLNNIIEEYDHGRLHALKYLGLYGSHENMKELMNTRTRVSNRPMFENLEQLNVKKADCLEDMCVGELQPGSLCNLKLLVVAYCHKIVNALLPLNLLQRVQKLETLVCHHMNRMDYVFEFAALEPEQVILTEKKEMKLLVLGALISIWKDPAPYANFHNLKSLEVYECTKLRSLFTLDVAECLLQLEDLSVGSCSGLDRVIEASNEIENKNIVLPKLKDLLLKDLPELTMFCVVQLEV from the exons ATGTCTACTGAAGATTTTGAAGCATTTGAAGCAACAAGACAAGCCATGGATGAGCTCATGGAGGCATTTGGAAATGATGAGATCACTACTATTGGGGTCTATGGAATGGGAGGGGTTGGGAAGACTACCATGGTGAAACATGTTGGTGAACAAGCACAAAAAATGGGGCTATTTCATCATGTTATTACGGCTGTTGTGTCCCGAAGACCTGACTTGAGAAAAATTCAAGGCACATTTTCAGATCTGCTCAACTTTAAATTTGAGGAGGAGACAGAAATGGAAAGAGCTGCCAGGTTGAGGGAGAAGATAACAAGAGGAAGCAGGATCCTCATAATCTTGGATGACATTTGGGACAGAGTAGACTTGTCGAGCATTGGAATTCCTAGCTACAACGAGCTTCAAAGATGCAACTCCAAAGTCCT ACTAATCACGCGGAGATTGAATGTTTGTCATTCCATGGAGAGCCAAGCAAACATTCAACTCAATATCTTGTCAGAAGAAGATGCTTGGAACCTGTTTGTGAAGAAAACGAGAAAGTCTATTGATGAGTCAACAAAGTTCTATGATGTAGCAAGGACAGTGGCAAGAGAATGTGCTGGTATTCCAGTTGCATTGATAGCAGTTGCGAGGGCGCTTAAAGATAAAGGTTTTGAAGAATGGAAAGAAGCAGCTCGACGTCTTCAGATGTCTCAACATGCGAACGTTGATGATGATGAGAGAGATGTGTATGAATGTATAAAGTTATGTTATGATTACTTGGACTGCAATGATGCCAAGTCTTGCTTCTTGCTTTGCTGCTTATTCCCCGAAGATTATGATATCCAAAGTGAAGAACTGATGAAGTTTGGATTCGGAATAGGATTGTTTCGACATGTCAACAGCACAATAGAAGATGCAAGAGTCATAGCAAATTCAGTGATGAAATACCTTAATGCTTCTTGTTTGCTTTTGGATGGTATAATGGATGGATGTGGCCGGTGGATGCAGACGAGGGCTTCTCAGCAATCTCACTTATGGAGAACGACATTTGCAAGCTTCCTCAAGAATTG GGTCCTAGATCTTAGAGGTACTAGTATTTCAGTACTTCCTCTATCATTCAGTCTCCTAACCAACCTCCAAGCTTTGTATTTGGATTATTGCAACAAGAGAAGAATTGACATATCTATACTAGGGCATCTGAAGAAACTTGAGATTCTTAGTATGACAGACTGTCATATTAAGGAATTCCCCAAAGAAATAGGAAATATGACCAATTTAAGGATGTTTAAGTTCAGCAGTAGATTTGGTATTAAGAGAATTCCATCTCATGTGATATCAAGGTTGGAAAAATTAGAAGAACTTTACTTGCAATGTAAGTTTGGGGACTGGGGTAGAAAAGTTGGAGGACGCTATTCCTCTTCTTTCGGTAAGAATGCTGAGTTTCATGAGGTAACTGGCTTGTCACGTTTGAATTTGCTGGAGGTCCCCCTATCTGATGCACAGTGCTTGCCTCAAACTGTTAAGTTTGCTCCAAACTGGGTATCTTTTGTTATATTTATAGACAAGTCAGCTGGATGGCCCATGCCATCCAGTTTGGAACATGACTTTCCTCATCTTTGTTCAAGAGCATTGAGTCTTAACACTGCCATCAATACCTTACCAGATTGGTTTAACAAAGTGGTGACAGAGAAAGCAGAGAAACTAGACTATGTAGAGTGCAGAGGCTTAAACAACATTATTGAGGAGTATGACCATGGGAGATTACATGCATTGAAGTATCTCGGATTATATGGGAGCCATGAGAACATGAAAGAGCTGATGAACACAAGAACAAGGGTTTCAAATAGACCCATGTTCGAGAACTTGGAACAGTTGAATGTGAAAAAGGCAGATTGCCTTGAGGATATGTGTGTTGGTGAATTACAACCTGGTTCTCTGTGCAATCTTAAGTTATTGGTGGTGGCATATTGTCATAAAATTGTGAATGCACTTTTACCACTAAACTTGTTGCAAAGAGTACAAAAGTTGGAAACTCTAGTTTGCCACCATATGAACAGAATGGACTATGTGTTTGAATTTGCAGCGCTGGAACCAGAGCAAGTTATCTTAACAGAGAAGAAAGAGATGAAGCTGCTCGTTCTAGGGGCACTGATAAGCATATGGAAAGATCCTGCTCCATATGCAAACTTTCATAATCTCAAGAGTTTGGAAGTTTATGAATGCACAAAACTGAGAAGTCTCTTCACATTGGATGTAGCTGAATGTCTTCTGCAATTGGAAGACCTATCGGTTGGGAGCTGTAGTGGCTTGGATAGAGTTATTGAAGCAAGCAACGAAATAGAGAACAAAAATATTGTTCTTCCAAAACTCAAGGACCTACTCTTGAAAGATCTTCCAGAGCTCACAATGTTTTGCGTAGTACAACTGGAAGTGTAA
- the LOC101295212 gene encoding eukaryotic translation initiation factor 3 subunit D-like: MVQGFDVGGVPFNPDGWGPPDCTLNNVPYAPFSRSEKLGRIADWTRTFNNPSRSKNPSDAVFDFSNDESFLGNADDDSTFRLVDGKPPPRPKFGPRWRFQQQKQLPHRRDEEVEAKKREAEKERARRDRHYNSNRSNVYMPRREAAVCKSSVDIQPEWNMLDQIPFSAFSKLSFTVPEPEDLLFCGALESYDRTVDRITPKNERRLERWFKNRNFSKVTITTSDDPVIRRLANEDKATVFATDTILSALMCAPRSVYSWDIVVTRVGNKLFFDKRDGSPLDLPSVHETSQEPLPEAKDDINSAYSLSFEAAYINQNFSRQVLVRDGNKVTLEERNPFANEGEEAASVAYRYRRWRLDNEVSLVARCEVQSVMEVNNQRSFLTLNALNEFDPKYSGVDWRQKLETQRGAVLANELKNNANKLAKWTAQALLAGADMMKLGYVSRVHPRDPFNHVILAVNGYKPKEFSSQINLNQASMWGIVKSIVDLFMKLKEGKYVLVKDPSKPQVRIYEVPQDAFENDYVEEPLPEDEQAQPPTEDGIGAEPNVAATDVEDTEVEAQT, translated from the coding sequence ATGGTCCAAGGCTTCGATGTCGGCGGCGTCCCCTTCAACCCCGACGGTTGGGGCCCACCGGATTGCACCCTCAACAACGTCCCCTACGCCCCCTTCTCCCGCTCCGAGAAGCTCGGCCGGATCGCCGACTGGACCCGCACCTTCAACAACCCATCCCGCTCCAAAAACCCCTCCGACGCCGTCTTCGACTTCTCCAACGACGAGTCGTTCCTCGGCAACGCCGACGACGACTCCACCTTCCGCCTCGTCGACGGGAAACCCCCGCCGCGCCCGAAATTCGGCCCCAGGTGGAGGTTCCAGCAGCAGAAACAGCTCCCTCACCGCCGCGACGAGGAGGTTGAGGCCAAGAAGCGCGAGGCCGAGAAGGAGAGGGCTCGCCGTGACCGCCACTACAACTCGAACCGATCCAATGTCTACATGCCTCGCCGTGAAGCCGCCGTGTGCAAATCCTCGGTGGATATCCAGCCGGAATGGAACATGCTGGATCAGATCCCCTTCTCCGCCTTCTCGAAGCTCTCCTTCACCGTCCCCGAGCCTGAGGATCTTCTCTTCTGCGGTGCCCTGGAGAGCTATGACCGCACCGTGGATCGAATCACACCAAAGAATGAGCGCAGGCTCGAGCGGTGGTTCAAGAACCGCAACTTCTCCAAGGTCACAATCACAACCTCTGATGATCCAGTCATCCGCCGCCTCGCCAATGAAGACAAGGCCACTGTTTTCGCCACCGATACTATCCTCTCCGCCCTCATGTGCGCACCTAGGTCTGTATACTCTTGGGACATTGTGGTGACTCGAGTTGGAAACAAGTTGTTCTTTGACAAACGTGATGGCTCTCCGCTTGATTTGCCTTCTGTCCATGAGACCTCTCAGGAGCCACTGCCCGAAGCCAAGGACGATATCAACTCTGCTTATTCACTGAGTTTCGAGGCTGCCTACATTAACCAGAATTTCTCTCGGCAGGTTTTGGTTAGAGATGGGAACAAGGTCACCTTGGAGGAGCGTAATCCATTTGCAAATGAAGGGGAGGAAGCTGCCTCTGTTGCTTATCGTTACAGAAGGTGGAGGCTTGACAATGAGGTGTCTCTGGTTGCAAGGTGTGAGGTTCAGAGTGTTATGGAGGTTAACAACCAGAGGTCGTTTTTGACTCTGAATGCGCTCAATGAATTTGATCCTAAATATTCTGGTGTTGATTGGAGGCAGAAATTGGAGACTCAGAGGGGTGCTGTCTTGGCCAATGAGCTTAAGAACAATGCTAACAAGTTGGCTAAATGGACCGCACAAGCTCTATTGGCTGGTGCTGATATGATGAAGCTGGGTTATGTTTCAAGGGTTCATCCTCGTGATCCCTTCAACCATGTGATTTTGGCTGTGAATGGATACAAGCCCAAGGAGTTTTCCTCACAGATTAATCTGAATCAGGCCAGTATGTGGGGAATTGTCAAGTCTATTGTGGACTTGTTTATGAAACTGAAGGAGGGTAAGTATGTACTGGTGAAGGATCCATCTAAGCCACAAGTTAGAATATATGAGGTGCCACAAGATGCTTTTGAAAATGACTATGTGGAAGAACCACTACCAGAGGACGAGCAAGCTCAACCCCCTACTGAAGATGGCATTGGTGCAGAGCCAAATGTTGCTGCTACTGATGTGGAGGATACAGAGGTTGAAGCTCAAACTTAA
- the LOC101302337 gene encoding acyl-coenzyme A thioesterase 13-like: protein MEKKENECVELSLPESDTVLRIVIPPQRPGEASFYENFAIRGIRVDQAEPGLVVCTFKVPPRLTDRAGNLSNGAIANLVDIVGSYVTYTGGLIRNVSADISISYMSTAKLDDEVEITSKRLGQKGGYTGILVLLRNKATGDVIAEGRHSMFCLDSASKL from the exons ATGGAAAAGAAGGAGAATGAATGTGTGGAGCTGAGCCTGCCCGAGTCAGACACCGTGTTGCGAATCGTCATTCCTCCCCAGAGACCTGGTGAGGCGAGCTTCTATGAGAATTTTGCTATCAGAGGCATCCGAGTCGACCAGGCCGAACCTGGACTGGTTGTCTGTACTTTCAAGGTTCCTCCCCGTCTCACT GATAGAGCTGGAAATCTGTCCAACGGGGCAATTGCAAACCTGGTTGATATTGTTGGATCATATGTAACTTATACTGGTGGTCTCATAAGGAATGTGTCGGCAGATATATCCATCTCGTACATGTCAACGGCAAAGCTTGAT GATGAGGTAGAGATCACCTCCAAAAGATTAGGACAAAAGGGGGGTTACACAGGGATATTGGTGCTCCTGAGAAACAAAGCAACCGGGGATGTCATTGCTGAAGGTCGACATTCCATGTTTTGTTTAGACTCTGCTTCCAAACTTTGA
- the LOC101300035 gene encoding acyl-coenzyme A thioesterase 13-like has translation MEKKVMECLELSQDESEAVSRVVVPAQRPGEASIYDIFSLRGIRVDWAEPGLVVCTLKVPPRLTDRAGHLSQGAIANLVDVVGASVAYINGLPMNVSVDISISYMSKAKLDDELEITSKRLGQRGSYSGVVVLLRNKATGEVVAEGRHSMFRPAAKL, from the exons ATGGAGAAGAAGGTGATGGAGTGTCTGGAGCTGAGTCAGGACGAGTCAGAGGCCGTGTCGAGAGTCGTGGTTCCGGCTCAGCGGCCCGGCGAGGCGAGCATATACGATATCTTCTCTCTTAGAGGCATCCGGGTCGACTGGGCCGAACCGGGACTCGTCGTCTGTACTCTCAAGGTCCCTCCCCGCCTCACC GATAGAGCTGGACACTTGTCCCAAGGTGCAATTGCGAACCTGGTTGATGTAGTTGGTGCTTCTGTAGCATATATTAACGGTCTCCCTATGAATGTTTCAGTAGACATATCCATCTCCTACATGTCAAAGGCAAAGCTTGAT GATGAGTTAGAGATTACCTCAAAAAGGTTAGGACAAAGAGGAAGTTATTCTGGAGTAGTAGTGCTTCTGAGAAACAAAGCAACTGGAGAGGTTGTTGCTGAAGGTCGACATTCAATGTTTCGTCCTGCTGCCAAACTCTGA
- the LOC101299167 gene encoding acyl-coenzyme A thioesterase 13-like: MEKAKKSLELISEEESNLVTRLAVPAHRVGSGFSFYEDFALKGIRVDRVEPGLVVCSFKVPPRLTDRSGKLANGAIANLVDEVGGAVVHVEGLPMSVSVDMSISFMSTAKLNDDLEISSKVLGKRGGYSGTLVLMRNKATGEVIAEGRHSLFGRHPSKL, from the exons ATGGAGAAGGCGAAGAAGTCGCTGGAGCTAATAAGCGAGGAGGAGTCCAACCTCGTGACGCGACTCGCCGTTCCAGCTCACCGAGTCGGCTCCGGGTTCAGCTTCTACGAGGATTTCGCTCTCAAAGGAATACGGGTCGACCGGGTTGAACCCGGACTCGTCGTCTGTAGCTTCAAGGTTCCTCCCCGCCTCACC GATAGAAGTGGCAAGTTGGCAAATGGTGCAATTGCAAATCTTGTGGATGAAGTTGGTGGTGCTGTAGTTCATGTTGAGGGATTGCCTATGAGTGTTTCAGTTGACATGTCCATTTCTTTTATGTCCACCGCCAAACTTAAT GATGATTTAGAGATCAGCTCAAAGGTCTTGGGAAAAAGAGGAGGTTATTCTGGAACGTTAGTGCTTATGAGAAATAAAGCAACTGGGGAGGTTATTGCAGAAGGTCGGCATTCCTTGTTCGGTAGACATCCTAGCAAACTCTAA